A single window of Halobacillus naozhouensis DNA harbors:
- the ptsP gene encoding phosphoenolpyruvate--protein phosphotransferase encodes MTQLQGIAASSGIAIAKVYRLEAPDLTYDKTKIDQPAEEIKRLHEAIDISKGELEKIKEHTKKTLGDEHAEIFSAHLLVLSDPELINPIEDKIKSEDVNAEAALDETADMFINMFKNMDNEYMKERAADIQDVTKRVKAHLLNVTFPDPALINEEVVIVADDLTPSDTAQLNKQYVKGFTTDIGGRTSHSAIMARSLEIPAVVGTKDVTSQAENDSMIIVDGIDGGVILNPSSDDIEAYQQKLADFEEKKREWAKLKDEPTKTSEGEHVELGANIGTPDDIEGVLNNGGEGVGLYRTEFLYMGKNQLPTEEEQYDAYSSVLKQMGDKPVVVRTLDIGGDKELEYLDLPKEMNPFLGFRAIRLCLERDDIFRVQLRALLRASVHGNLKIMFPMIATLDEFRQAKSILNEEKDKLVQEGQDVSEQIEVGMMVEIPATAVIARQFAKEVDFFSIGTNDLIQYTMAADRMNERVSYLYQPYNPAILNLVNNVIEAAHSEGKWAGMCGEMAGDEIAIPLLLSLGLDEFSMSATSILPARTQIRSLSKQELASYKNEILSMGTAEDVVDFIKDKANLV; translated from the coding sequence ATGACACAGCTACAGGGGATTGCAGCTTCCAGCGGTATTGCTATTGCTAAAGTATACCGCTTGGAAGCTCCAGACCTTACTTACGATAAGACGAAAATCGACCAACCTGCTGAAGAAATCAAGCGGCTTCATGAAGCGATCGATATTTCTAAAGGTGAGCTTGAAAAAATAAAAGAACATACGAAGAAAACGTTAGGAGATGAGCATGCAGAAATCTTTTCTGCACACCTGCTCGTTTTAAGTGATCCGGAACTTATCAATCCGATTGAAGATAAGATCAAATCTGAAGATGTAAATGCGGAAGCAGCACTAGATGAAACAGCGGACATGTTCATAAATATGTTTAAAAACATGGACAATGAATATATGAAAGAACGTGCAGCTGATATTCAGGATGTAACGAAACGTGTAAAGGCTCACCTGCTTAACGTCACCTTTCCTGATCCAGCATTAATTAATGAAGAAGTGGTCATTGTCGCTGATGATCTCACTCCTTCTGATACGGCACAGCTTAACAAACAGTATGTAAAAGGGTTTACGACAGATATCGGTGGCCGTACATCTCACTCTGCTATTATGGCCCGCTCTCTTGAGATTCCTGCAGTTGTTGGAACAAAGGACGTTACCAGTCAGGCTGAGAACGATTCCATGATTATCGTTGATGGAATAGACGGCGGTGTCATCCTTAACCCTTCCTCTGATGATATCGAAGCCTATCAACAGAAGCTTGCAGATTTTGAAGAGAAGAAGAGAGAATGGGCTAAACTTAAAGATGAACCAACGAAAACATCTGAAGGTGAACACGTAGAACTTGGCGCCAACATCGGGACACCTGATGATATCGAAGGTGTATTAAATAACGGCGGAGAAGGTGTTGGTCTCTATCGGACTGAGTTTCTTTATATGGGCAAAAACCAATTGCCTACAGAAGAAGAACAGTATGATGCTTACTCTTCTGTTTTGAAGCAAATGGGAGACAAACCTGTTGTCGTCCGTACACTTGATATCGGGGGCGATAAAGAACTAGAATATTTAGACCTTCCAAAAGAAATGAATCCATTCCTTGGCTTCCGTGCAATTCGCCTTTGCCTGGAACGTGATGATATATTCCGCGTTCAATTGCGTGCATTGCTGCGGGCAAGTGTCCACGGAAACTTAAAAATCATGTTCCCGATGATTGCAACATTAGATGAATTCCGTCAGGCTAAGTCTATTCTAAATGAAGAGAAGGACAAGCTTGTTCAAGAAGGTCAGGATGTATCCGAACAAATTGAAGTAGGAATGATGGTTGAAATTCCAGCAACCGCTGTAATTGCACGTCAGTTCGCTAAAGAAGTTGATTTCTTCAGTATTGGAACAAATGACTTGATCCAGTACACGATGGCTGCTGACCGAATGAATGAACGTGTTTCTTACTTGTATCAGCCTTATAACCCGGCTATCTTAAATCTCGTAAACAATGTAATTGAAGCAGCTCATTCAGAAGGCAAGTGGGCTGGAATGTGTGGGGAAATGGCAGGAGATGAAATTGCCATTCCATTGCTTCTTTCACTTGGATTAGACGAATTTAGTATGAGTGCCACTTCCATTTTACCAGCACGAACCCAAATCAGATCCCTGTCTAAACAGGAGCTCGCTTCTTACAAGAATGAGATCCTATCAATGGGTACTGCGGAAGATGTTGTGGATTTCATTAAAGATAAAGCTAATCTCGTATAG
- the ytzI gene encoding YtzI protein, whose translation MTFTIIMIICVAIVLGVAAAFAVAISKGYDYKHTVDPLPDESHNKEEYKKSDVR comes from the coding sequence ATGACATTTACGATCATTATGATTATTTGTGTTGCTATCGTACTCGGAGTTGCCGCTGCCTTCGCAGTAGCGATCTCAAAAGGTTACGATTACAAACACACGGTTGATCCATTGCCGGATGAAAGTCACAATAAAGAAGAATATAAAAAATCTGATGTCCGCTGA
- a CDS encoding nitroreductase family protein → MKVVDAIQTRRSIHDFKKQLVNEAVLQEIFQIASWAPNHRLKEPWNVMVFQKEGAQSYADLVIESYLKQGFAKGYSAAKTDKMMNGIKRFLINIPHHALVYLDRDPDLHKFEEDYSAVCAFIQNAQLAAWERGVGALWTTSPYIHDPEFIKGIGLHPASHKVAGVIQMGYPARIPEPKARRKVQLTFQSESFNKKI, encoded by the coding sequence ATGAAAGTAGTAGATGCCATTCAAACTCGACGATCGATTCATGACTTTAAAAAGCAATTAGTAAATGAGGCTGTTTTGCAGGAGATTTTTCAGATAGCCAGTTGGGCACCGAATCATCGTTTGAAAGAACCCTGGAATGTTATGGTGTTTCAGAAGGAAGGTGCACAGAGTTATGCAGACCTGGTTATTGAGAGTTATTTGAAACAAGGTTTTGCCAAGGGGTATTCTGCTGCCAAAACAGACAAGATGATGAACGGAATTAAACGGTTTCTGATCAATATTCCGCATCATGCTTTAGTTTATTTGGATCGTGATCCGGACCTTCATAAGTTTGAGGAGGATTATTCTGCCGTGTGTGCGTTTATTCAAAATGCACAATTAGCTGCCTGGGAGAGGGGTGTCGGTGCATTATGGACCACGAGTCCTTATATTCATGACCCTGAATTTATTAAGGGGATTGGTCTTCACCCGGCGTCTCATAAGGTGGCAGGGGTTATACAGATGGGCTATCCCGCCCGCATCCCTGAGCCGAAAGCGCGGCGTAAAGTTCAACTTACCTTTCAAAGTGAATCCTTTAACAAAAAAATCTGA
- a CDS encoding YdcF family protein, which yields MKKWIAIVLWLLISYVAFTGYSIWTYGEDQKNVQAEAAIVLGAAQWNGKPSPVFEGRLKQGIELYNDGQVEYLIFTGGESEHAVASEAEVGRNYAVNHGVPKSDILIESTSQVTKENLINAKEVAEKQEVDSFLIVSDKYHLKRAVAVARENGMEAKGVPTDYSAYKTIETRMPFFLREWGYFIGYKLLDPFRS from the coding sequence ATGAAAAAATGGATAGCCATAGTCCTTTGGCTGCTCATAAGTTATGTTGCTTTCACAGGGTATTCGATTTGGACATATGGAGAAGATCAAAAAAACGTGCAAGCTGAAGCAGCTATAGTATTAGGGGCTGCCCAGTGGAATGGGAAGCCGAGTCCGGTATTTGAAGGACGATTGAAACAGGGTATTGAACTTTATAATGATGGACAAGTAGAATACCTTATTTTTACTGGTGGAGAAAGTGAGCATGCAGTGGCCTCAGAGGCTGAGGTAGGTCGTAATTATGCAGTGAACCATGGAGTTCCTAAGTCAGATATACTCATAGAAAGTACTTCACAGGTCACAAAAGAAAATCTAATAAATGCGAAGGAAGTGGCTGAAAAGCAAGAAGTAGATTCCTTCCTGATTGTTAGTGACAAGTATCACCTGAAAAGAGCTGTAGCGGTCGCAAGGGAAAATGGAATGGAAGCCAAAGGAGTGCCGACTGATTATTCTGCATATAAAACAATAGAAACGAGAATGCCCTTCTTCTTAAGGGAATGGGGTTATTTTATCGGTTATAAGCTGTTGGATCCTTTTCGTTCATAA
- the eno gene encoding phosphopyruvate hydratase: MPYITDVYAREVLDSRGNPTVEVEVYTESGAFGSALVPSGASTGEYEAVELRDGDKDRYLGKGVLQAVENVNEKIAPNLLGMDVTQQVIIDQLMIELDGTENKGKLGANAILGVSMAVAHAAADVVGQPLYKYLGGFTASTLPTPMMNILNGGEHADNNVDIQEFMIMPVGAPTFKEAVRMGAEIFHALKKVLKSKGYNTGVGDEGGFAPNLQSNEEALSTIIEAIEEAGYKPDEEVKLAMDVASSEIYEDGKYNLKGEGVVRTSEEMVDWYEELVNKYPIVSIEDGLDENDWKGTKLLTDRIGDRVQLVGDDLFVTNTTKLARAIEEGVGNSILIKVNQIGSLTETFEAIEMAKRAGYTAVISHRSGETEDATIADIAVATNAGQIKTGAPSRTDRVAKYNQLLRIEDQLLGTATYAGEKAFYNLNK; this comes from the coding sequence ATGCCATATATTACTGATGTATACGCACGTGAAGTACTTGATTCACGCGGTAATCCAACCGTTGAAGTTGAAGTTTATACAGAATCCGGAGCTTTTGGTAGTGCACTCGTTCCAAGCGGGGCTTCTACTGGTGAATACGAAGCTGTTGAATTGCGCGACGGAGATAAAGACCGTTATTTAGGTAAAGGTGTTCTCCAGGCTGTTGAAAATGTTAATGAAAAAATAGCTCCTAATCTATTAGGTATGGATGTAACACAGCAAGTGATCATTGACCAGCTGATGATAGAGCTGGATGGTACTGAAAATAAAGGAAAATTAGGTGCGAATGCAATCCTGGGCGTATCTATGGCTGTAGCACATGCAGCGGCTGACGTAGTTGGACAGCCTCTTTATAAGTATCTTGGAGGATTTACGGCATCCACACTTCCAACGCCAATGATGAATATCTTAAACGGCGGAGAACACGCTGACAATAACGTTGATATTCAAGAATTTATGATTATGCCTGTAGGCGCACCAACTTTTAAAGAAGCTGTACGCATGGGTGCTGAAATTTTCCATGCCTTGAAGAAAGTATTGAAGTCCAAAGGTTACAATACAGGTGTTGGTGATGAAGGTGGATTTGCTCCAAACCTTCAATCTAACGAAGAAGCTCTTTCTACCATTATCGAAGCGATTGAAGAAGCAGGGTACAAGCCTGATGAAGAAGTTAAGCTGGCGATGGATGTTGCGTCGTCTGAAATTTATGAGGATGGCAAGTACAACCTGAAAGGCGAAGGAGTCGTCCGCACTTCTGAGGAAATGGTTGACTGGTACGAAGAGCTTGTCAATAAATACCCGATTGTCTCCATTGAAGATGGACTTGACGAAAATGACTGGAAAGGTACGAAGCTATTAACAGATCGAATTGGCGATCGCGTTCAATTAGTTGGCGATGATCTGTTTGTTACAAACACAACGAAGCTGGCTCGTGCCATTGAAGAAGGGGTTGGGAACTCTATCCTGATCAAAGTTAACCAAATCGGTTCACTTACTGAAACATTTGAAGCCATTGAAATGGCGAAGCGCGCTGGTTACACAGCTGTTATCTCTCACCGTTCTGGTGAAACCGAAGATGCTACAATAGCTGACATTGCCGTGGCAACGAACGCCGGGCAAATTAAGACAGGTGCTCCATCACGAACAGATCGAGTAGCTAAATACAACCAGCTTCTCCGAATTGAAGATCAGCTGCTAGGAACAGCTACTTATGCAGGGGAGAAAGCTTTTTATAACCTTAATAAGTAA